Proteins from a genomic interval of Polaribacter sp. Q13:
- a CDS encoding LamG domain-containing protein gives MNERSFAIAEFSDKESIISILQDDLSKGYYGMSIHVIEEPNTADLKLKLDKGSLPLKRFFELLSIQINKTEKKVFPLFIKYSGNDDKLIKLLSATNLLDKSFYNPVGERWPTIEDIIKQKKQLIIFNKDSKSNYINNTSNHITKYALFNNGDKTDLDSVIGNEFLSIKHFTEKKIAKNNIPKQWNSISTNPYSIQYLLRAWKITGKRPNFIFYSSIKHKNTLFYLTNLINETPSIKGTVLSQTNILKGINWQHKIKSYTDGYYNFPYEKGTEFVLKPLKEGYEFTPNSVKISDEIIPNKNFKFDATKLDITKNLTAVYKFENTIDNEIKQEQLAENTPVFINDKVKGTVLKIENKNYIKLQEVAHYKLINSSFTIAVDFKYITTEDQKTYCILGSDEQGFRKGLHVNILSKKPVFGFYTNDCKPNYFVSPEKWHRLVVKYNLDTQNQSIYIDGAIVGKATNRPSFIGTSNLLLGYGIKNNNNYFNGYIDNLQIWNRALNDDEIKWLAHNTLDLKKKPNTYKTTPLLLIISSCLIIALIFLSIYVRRAKKKKVEPLVSVENIPKKNAIYLFGKFSLINANGVDIAADFSPKLKELFLLVLLRTIKNKKGITTSELTDILWEGFPPAKAANNRGVSFNALKKILQSTEGINVVYQNKFWKVELNENIYLDYNWVLGFINSRLHNYQQFFEVVKRGKFLPEAKKEWLLEERSNLNFDILDPLLCYCKEEYYKENFQTVLQVTTYVKSIDELNIQALYYQLHSLSKEGSKNKIIFIFDNFCQKYEVINAVKFRYKLKEFLQEDLKNIWE, from the coding sequence ATGAACGAACGTAGTTTTGCTATCGCTGAATTTTCAGACAAAGAGAGTATAATATCTATTCTGCAAGATGATTTATCAAAAGGATATTATGGTATGTCTATTCATGTTATCGAAGAACCTAATACAGCTGACTTAAAATTAAAACTGGATAAAGGTAGTTTACCTTTAAAAAGATTTTTTGAGTTACTCTCTATTCAAATAAATAAAACAGAAAAAAAAGTATTTCCATTATTTATTAAGTACTCTGGCAATGATGACAAATTAATAAAGCTACTTAGTGCTACAAATTTACTTGATAAATCTTTTTATAATCCGGTTGGAGAACGCTGGCCAACTATAGAAGATATCATTAAGCAGAAAAAACAACTGATTATCTTCAATAAAGATTCTAAAAGTAATTATATAAACAACACATCTAATCACATTACTAAATATGCCCTATTTAATAATGGAGATAAGACAGATTTAGATAGCGTTATAGGAAACGAATTTTTATCCATTAAACATTTTACAGAAAAAAAAATAGCAAAGAACAATATTCCAAAACAATGGAATAGTATTAGTACAAACCCTTATAGCATTCAATATTTACTTCGTGCTTGGAAAATTACAGGAAAACGTCCTAATTTTATTTTTTACTCATCAATAAAACATAAAAACACACTCTTTTATTTAACCAATTTAATAAATGAAACACCCTCTATTAAAGGAACAGTTTTAAGCCAAACCAACATTTTAAAAGGTATAAACTGGCAACATAAAATAAAATCTTATACCGATGGTTATTATAACTTCCCATATGAAAAGGGGACAGAATTTGTACTAAAACCTTTAAAAGAAGGATATGAATTCACACCTAATTCCGTTAAAATTTCTGATGAAATCATACCTAATAAAAACTTTAAATTTGATGCTACAAAATTAGATATCACTAAAAATTTAACAGCAGTATACAAATTTGAAAATACCATAGACAATGAAATTAAACAAGAGCAATTAGCTGAAAATACTCCCGTATTTATTAATGATAAAGTTAAGGGAACCGTTTTAAAAATTGAAAACAAAAACTACATCAAGCTACAAGAAGTTGCACATTATAAATTGATAAACTCTAGTTTTACAATTGCCGTCGACTTTAAATATATAACTACAGAAGATCAAAAAACATACTGCATACTAGGTAGTGATGAACAAGGTTTTAGAAAAGGTTTACATGTAAATATTCTTTCTAAAAAACCAGTATTTGGCTTTTACACCAACGACTGTAAACCAAACTACTTTGTTAGCCCAGAAAAATGGCACCGTTTAGTTGTAAAGTATAATTTAGATACACAAAATCAAAGTATTTATATTGATGGCGCTATTGTTGGCAAAGCGACAAATCGTCCATCTTTTATTGGTACCTCAAATCTTTTATTGGGATACGGTATTAAAAATAATAATAATTATTTTAACGGTTATATAGATAACTTACAAATATGGAACAGAGCCCTAAATGATGATGAAATAAAATGGTTAGCACACAATACTTTAGACTTAAAGAAAAAGCCTAATACGTATAAAACGACTCCCCTACTTTTAATCATTAGCTCGTGCTTAATAATAGCTTTAATTTTTCTAAGTATTTATGTAAGACGTGCTAAGAAAAAAAAGGTAGAACCTTTAGTTTCTGTAGAAAATATTCCAAAGAAAAATGCAATTTATTTATTTGGAAAGTTCAGTTTAATTAATGCCAATGGCGTTGATATTGCAGCCGATTTTTCTCCTAAATTAAAAGAATTATTTTTACTTGTTTTACTTAGAACTATAAAAAATAAAAAAGGGATTACCACAAGCGAATTAACAGATATTTTATGGGAAGGATTTCCTCCTGCCAAGGCAGCAAACAATAGAGGTGTTTCTTTTAATGCATTAAAAAAAATACTTCAATCTACCGAGGGTATTAATGTAGTTTATCAAAATAAATTTTGGAAAGTTGAATTGAATGAAAATATTTATTTAGACTACAATTGGGTTCTCGGTTTCATAAATTCTAGGTTGCACAATTACCAACAATTTTTTGAAGTTGTTAAAAGAGGAAAATTTTTACCAGAAGCAAAAAAAGAATGGCTTTTAGAAGAGCGTTCTAATTTAAATTTTGATATTCTCGATCCCCTATTATGTTACTGCAAAGAAGAATATTACAAAGAAAATTTCCAAACAGTATTGCAAGTTACAACTTATGTTAAATCCATTGATGAACTAAATATACAAGCTTTGTATTATCAACTGCATAGCTTATCTAAAGAAGGAAGTAAGAACAAGATAATTTTTATTTTTGATAATTTCTGCCAAAAATATGAAGTAATAAACGCTGTTAAATTTAGGTACAAACTGAAAGAGTTTTTACAAGAAGACTTAAAAAATATTTGGGAGTAG
- a CDS encoding sialidase family protein, which produces MKKLLKLAIISMLSFNVLILFAQTPQYFKDLQTKKQISTTAVNWTNVGPGMSGYNEIYYAHPTDPNSMYMSLDMGNAYYTHDNGLNWTTIKDWDTDGEKGRTMDADFSRQNPDFGFALDDTGKLMVTHNRGTSYQWVKSWPGSKKHSCITVDPNNDNNWYVGAGQIWRVKKMHRSKAKLHGTIPLSGTEYGHIYISKNKGASWTKITDKFNADLDVAKIFVDPTNSDVVYTFTNYGFYKSTDGGYTWKQKGKGLPYNLPRDGGIFFNKKTNEVSLYLVEQTNFTDNGKGGVTTSGGVFKSTDGGENWVSILGDLPFNLNKINYYDNTLRYYKTLANWFSISINEAKKRFPNKPAFTYPVFNKLVISKTNSNEIYLSSNVGHDKSFGPDLWVSKNGGKHWEVCLRTGAYWVNKTDEEYWKSRNQPLGMNAKFAHLQKEKEEEKVSSNVRMLFSKVDGEIITGYGQQTLRSTDQGASWQQIDDDETTPGSGAWVGRGGSNLPGHDMLLETGTSQYLLVSGEHGLWTTTTGGEKIKPDAVAVKQLEGQTQGNTKNNKHSSSVAAVAVHPNDPNTLYILSFRQSNRGAFRKSTDGGKTWKNISQPVSDSSKLTNSIEQKDILIDKKNPNNIFFIVPLEDHAPWAKELRMINGRKTKREFEVGVYRSQDGGYNWEVVNKGLPKGANVFRLEMDPKNSKILYASVNRPMDKSAKGGLFKSVDSGNTWSKVKIPSEIKSVNHFSINKKTGDWYLSAGEAVGEIDAGGTWISKNKGKKWKKIFFMPNVFETYSSNVDPNTILVNVQMGRKIKNINPGVYFSKDGGASWTKANYKLGQPARIMTLRPDIKDANVFWLATYGSGFYRGIYKPQ; this is translated from the coding sequence ATGAAAAAATTACTGAAACTAGCTATAATAAGTATGCTATCTTTTAATGTTTTGATACTATTTGCGCAAACTCCACAATATTTTAAAGACCTACAAACCAAAAAACAAATATCAACAACGGCTGTAAATTGGACAAATGTTGGTCCTGGTATGTCTGGGTATAATGAAATATATTATGCACACCCAACTGATCCAAATAGTATGTACATGTCTTTGGATATGGGGAATGCATATTATACACACGACAATGGTTTAAATTGGACAACTATAAAAGATTGGGATACTGACGGAGAGAAAGGACGTACAATGGATGCCGATTTTTCAAGACAAAATCCTGATTTTGGCTTTGCGCTTGATGACACTGGAAAACTAATGGTTACTCATAATCGTGGAACATCATATCAATGGGTGAAATCATGGCCTGGTTCTAAAAAGCATTCATGCATTACTGTCGATCCAAATAATGATAACAATTGGTATGTAGGAGCAGGGCAAATTTGGAGAGTGAAAAAAATGCACAGAAGCAAAGCAAAACTTCATGGTACAATACCATTATCTGGCACTGAATATGGTCATATTTATATATCGAAGAATAAGGGTGCAAGTTGGACCAAAATAACGGATAAATTTAATGCAGATTTGGATGTTGCTAAAATATTTGTAGATCCTACAAATTCTGATGTTGTATATACTTTTACAAACTATGGTTTTTATAAAAGTACCGATGGTGGGTATACTTGGAAGCAGAAAGGAAAAGGATTACCATATAACTTACCTCGTGATGGTGGTATTTTCTTCAATAAAAAAACAAATGAGGTAAGTCTTTATTTAGTAGAGCAAACCAATTTTACCGATAATGGAAAAGGAGGAGTTACTACTTCTGGAGGTGTATTCAAAAGTACCGATGGAGGTGAAAACTGGGTTTCTATTTTGGGAGACTTACCTTTCAATTTAAATAAAATTAATTATTACGATAATACTTTAAGATATTACAAAACATTGGCAAATTGGTTTAGTATTTCTATAAACGAAGCCAAAAAAAGGTTTCCAAACAAGCCTGCATTCACGTATCCTGTTTTTAATAAGTTAGTAATAAGCAAAACGAATTCAAATGAAATTTATTTGAGTTCAAATGTTGGGCACGACAAATCTTTTGGCCCTGATTTGTGGGTAAGTAAAAATGGTGGTAAGCACTGGGAAGTTTGCCTGCGTACTGGAGCATATTGGGTGAATAAGACAGATGAAGAATATTGGAAAAGTAGAAATCAGCCGTTGGGTATGAACGCTAAATTTGCGCATTTGCAGAAAGAAAAGGAAGAAGAAAAGGTTTCTTCTAATGTGCGAATGTTGTTTTCAAAAGTAGATGGAGAAATTATTACAGGTTACGGGCAACAAACACTTCGTTCAACAGATCAAGGAGCTAGTTGGCAACAAATTGATGACGACGAAACAACTCCTGGTTCTGGTGCTTGGGTTGGTAGAGGTGGAAGTAACCTTCCTGGGCATGACATGTTGTTGGAAACGGGAACCTCACAGTACCTTCTTGTTAGTGGAGAGCATGGTTTATGGACAACTACTACAGGCGGAGAAAAAATTAAACCAGATGCAGTAGCCGTAAAACAACTTGAAGGACAAACACAAGGAAATACTAAGAATAATAAACACTCAAGTTCGGTAGCCGCAGTAGCTGTACATCCAAACGATCCCAACACTCTTTATATTCTTTCATTTAGGCAAAGTAACAGAGGTGCATTTCGAAAATCAACAGATGGAGGGAAAACTTGGAAAAATATTAGTCAGCCAGTTTCAGATAGCTCGAAATTAACAAATTCAATTGAGCAAAAAGATATATTGATAGACAAAAAGAACCCAAATAACATCTTTTTTATCGTTCCACTTGAAGACCACGCTCCTTGGGCCAAAGAACTTCGAATGATAAATGGACGAAAGACAAAAAGAGAATTTGAAGTAGGAGTATATAGATCGCAAGATGGAGGTTATAACTGGGAGGTCGTAAATAAAGGTTTACCAAAAGGTGCTAATGTTTTTAGATTAGAAATGGATCCTAAAAATTCGAAAATATTGTATGCTTCAGTGAATAGACCTATGGATAAATCAGCTAAAGGAGGCTTGTTTAAATCTGTAGATAGCGGTAACACTTGGTCTAAGGTGAAGATTCCTTCGGAAATAAAAAGTGTAAACCATTTTAGTATTAATAAAAAAACGGGAGATTGGTATTTAAGTGCAGGTGAAGCTGTTGGAGAAATTGATGCCGGTGGAACTTGGATAAGTAAAAATAAAGGAAAGAAATGGAAGAAGATATTCTTTATGCCTAATGTATTCGAAACATATTCATCTAACGTTGATCCCAATACTATTTTGGTGAATGTACAAATGGGGCGTAAAATTAAAAATATTAATCCGGGAGTTTATTTTTCAAAGGATGGAGGTGCATCTTGGACAAAAGCAAATTACAAACTTGGGCAACCTGCTCGTATTATGACGTTACGTCCAGATATTAAAGATGCCAATGTCTTTTGGTTAGCAACATATGGTAGCGGATTTTACAGAGGGATATATAAACCTCAATAA
- a CDS encoding glycoside hydrolase family 3 C-terminal domain-containing protein, whose protein sequence is MKIKFTLTMFFVLCFVSLKAQNKEIDFSFQDTNLSLDKRVEILVSQMTTDEKIDQLRNGAPAIERLKVPDYDWWNEALHGVARNGKATIFPQGIGVGATFDPELAERVASAISTEARAKYIISQKHGNHSKYAGLTFWTPNVNIFRDPRWGRGQETYGEDPFLTSKIGVAFVKGLQGNDPNYLKSAACAKHYAVHSGPESIRHHFNAEPTKQDLYETYLPAFEALVVEGKVEGVMTAYNAVYGVPAGASKFLIQDILIDDWNFDGYVTSDCGAVSGISNKLKYVKTAEEGASVALKAGMNLNCGGAFKNLKKAVKNGLVSEKLIHERTKQLFKTRFRLGMFDKVDNNPYTKLGSENIHSKKHISLAREAAQKSIVLLKNTNNTLPLSKEIKVPYVTGPFANSADVLMGSYYGVSPGIVTVLAGITDAISLSSSLNYRSGALPFHKNINPKNWAPNVAAESDVTICVVGLSADREGEEVDAIAALNVGDKIDLKLPENQINYVKQIAKVKKGPLVLVIASGSPVSLEGIEEYCDAILQIWYPGEQGGNAVADILFGDISPSGHLPITFPKNVEQLPSYEDYSMQGRTYKYMTKEPMFPFGFGLTYSKTTLNNLTVSDKKLKKDEKLEVTVDVSNTGSYDIDEVVQLYVSPINNKENLPITSLKAFKRISLAKGSSKKVSFSIAADDLKVINKKGEKVWYKGDYKLIVGNSSPGKLSEKLGAAIPQEAIIQLK, encoded by the coding sequence ATGAAAATTAAATTTACGTTAACGATGTTTTTTGTATTGTGTTTTGTTAGTCTAAAAGCTCAAAATAAAGAAATAGATTTTTCGTTTCAAGACACTAATTTATCATTAGATAAAAGAGTAGAGATTTTGGTGTCTCAAATGACTACCGATGAAAAAATAGATCAACTAAGAAATGGTGCACCCGCAATTGAGAGATTAAAAGTGCCAGATTATGATTGGTGGAATGAAGCTTTACACGGTGTTGCCAGAAACGGAAAAGCAACTATTTTTCCGCAAGGAATTGGTGTAGGAGCAACCTTTGACCCTGAATTGGCAGAAAGAGTGGCATCAGCAATTTCTACAGAAGCAAGAGCAAAATATATTATTTCGCAGAAACATGGAAATCATAGTAAATATGCAGGTTTAACTTTTTGGACGCCCAATGTAAATATTTTTAGAGACCCACGTTGGGGAAGAGGACAAGAAACCTATGGAGAAGATCCTTTTTTAACCTCTAAAATAGGTGTGGCTTTTGTAAAAGGTTTGCAAGGTAACGATCCTAATTACTTAAAAAGTGCAGCTTGTGCTAAACATTATGCAGTACATTCTGGTCCGGAATCTATAAGACATCATTTTAATGCAGAACCTACAAAACAAGATTTATACGAAACGTATTTACCTGCTTTTGAGGCGCTTGTAGTGGAAGGGAAAGTAGAAGGAGTTATGACAGCTTATAATGCTGTTTATGGTGTGCCTGCAGGAGCTAGTAAGTTTTTAATACAAGATATTTTAATTGATGATTGGAATTTTGATGGTTATGTAACTTCAGATTGTGGTGCTGTTAGTGGAATTTCTAATAAGTTGAAATACGTGAAAACAGCAGAAGAAGGTGCTTCTGTAGCGTTAAAAGCAGGAATGAATTTAAACTGTGGAGGTGCTTTTAAAAACTTAAAAAAAGCAGTAAAAAATGGATTAGTTTCTGAAAAGTTAATTCATGAAAGAACCAAACAACTTTTTAAAACACGTTTTAGATTGGGGATGTTTGACAAGGTTGATAACAATCCATATACTAAATTAGGATCCGAAAACATTCATAGTAAAAAGCATATTTCCTTAGCAAGAGAAGCAGCTCAAAAATCGATTGTATTATTAAAGAATACCAATAATACCTTGCCTTTATCCAAAGAAATAAAAGTACCTTACGTTACAGGTCCTTTTGCAAATTCTGCAGATGTATTAATGGGAAGTTATTATGGTGTAAGTCCAGGAATTGTAACTGTTTTAGCAGGAATTACAGATGCCATTTCTTTAAGTTCGTCCTTAAATTATAGAAGTGGAGCATTGCCATTTCATAAAAATATTAATCCGAAGAATTGGGCGCCTAATGTAGCTGCAGAATCGGATGTAACTATTTGTGTGGTAGGTTTGTCTGCAGATAGAGAAGGAGAAGAGGTAGATGCTATTGCCGCTTTAAATGTTGGAGATAAAATAGATTTAAAATTACCAGAAAATCAAATTAACTATGTAAAACAAATTGCAAAGGTTAAAAAAGGTCCTTTGGTTTTGGTAATAGCAAGTGGAAGTCCGGTTTCTTTAGAAGGAATTGAAGAGTATTGCGACGCAATTTTACAAATTTGGTATCCTGGAGAACAAGGAGGAAATGCCGTTGCAGATATTTTATTTGGAGATATTTCGCCTTCAGGACATTTGCCAATTACGTTTCCTAAAAATGTGGAGCAATTGCCATCTTATGAAGATTATTCTATGCAAGGTCGTACGTATAAATACATGACTAAAGAGCCAATGTTTCCTTTCGGTTTTGGATTAACCTATTCTAAAACAACACTTAATAATCTTACTGTAAGTGATAAGAAGTTAAAAAAAGATGAAAAATTAGAAGTAACTGTTGATGTTTCTAACACCGGAAGTTATGATATTGATGAGGTAGTTCAGTTATATGTAAGTCCGATAAACAACAAAGAAAATTTACCTATTACCAGTCTAAAAGCTTTTAAAAGAATAAGTTTAGCAAAAGGAAGTTCTAAAAAAGTGTCTTTTTCTATTGCTGCTGATGATTTAAAAGTAATTAATAAAAAAGGAGAAAAAGTGTGGTATAAAGGCGATTATAAGTTGATTGTTGGAAATTCATCACCAGGAAAATTAAGTGAAAAATTGGGAGCAGCAATACCTCAAGAAGCGATAATTCAATTGAAATAA
- a CDS encoding T9SS type A sorting domain-containing protein, producing MSKIIFKTSLFLAVILFQLNLYAKRIKYTGDKDYTAIVNNAITTNTLIEFDANKVYTFNGKINTRAGVRIIFQTRGSNSTVRGGATTNATLQYIGGNTGTFINLLGSATFNQIIIDGGGNKYGGNTRSFIISTNQQPKTIFTFVTLKNSDGSGIGQKGGLYANGLTIKDSKFLNIAGQVINLFDRRSMKTNNVVITRIDNPILIERSTFSGTYGSAIYVDNGNDFRKNIKEREPHNKGFLRNDQPTDMNLILRDNKFKQADRWNISLNQASNVLIEGNTFEGPKTTNKNNTTMHIEQIVRNIRIIDNIFNIDKGHSIIDVSAREGLKRLQDENWPLLIEEHGSSSVPVQAQASNAQLNADFDVTDISKIKNKRGVHAYGARNWTIKGNKFNAIGTGMKFAMDLVDAENVNFKNNTFTGNFENKIIIDRGEQGNKNITINGVNTCDIKFNGGEPWLKKGLAPNGTVTNADRTSANIKIGGSLLTTIINCAQKTGVTLGKVTVESKVNNFSFYPNPASNSINITTGAGKHAAKIYDVNGRVVKVFNLEENTTSLISLKNLDAGFYIMKSKNLLNNTTNTNRLIIK from the coding sequence ATGAGTAAAATTATTTTTAAAACAAGTTTATTTCTTGCCGTTATTTTATTTCAATTAAACCTCTATGCAAAAAGGATAAAATATACAGGAGATAAGGATTATACAGCAATAGTTAATAATGCTATAACCACGAATACCTTAATAGAATTTGATGCAAATAAGGTTTATACTTTTAATGGAAAAATTAACACAAGAGCAGGTGTTAGAATAATTTTTCAAACGAGAGGATCTAACAGTACCGTTAGAGGTGGTGCAACAACTAATGCTACCTTACAATACATAGGTGGTAATACTGGTACATTTATTAACTTATTGGGAAGTGCTACTTTTAATCAAATTATTATAGATGGAGGAGGTAATAAATATGGAGGCAATACACGTAGTTTTATAATTAGTACTAATCAACAACCTAAAACAATATTTACTTTTGTAACGCTTAAAAATTCAGATGGTTCTGGTATTGGTCAAAAAGGAGGGTTATATGCAAATGGTTTAACGATTAAAGACAGTAAATTTTTAAACATAGCAGGTCAAGTAATAAATTTATTTGACAGAAGAAGTATGAAAACTAATAATGTTGTTATTACAAGAATAGATAACCCTATTTTAATAGAACGTTCTACTTTTTCAGGTACATATGGTAGTGCTATATATGTTGATAATGGTAATGATTTTAGAAAAAATATAAAAGAAAGAGAACCACATAATAAAGGTTTTTTAAGAAATGACCAACCTACAGATATGAATCTTATATTAAGGGACAATAAATTTAAACAAGCTGATCGTTGGAATATTTCTTTAAATCAGGCAAGTAATGTTCTAATTGAAGGAAATACGTTTGAAGGGCCTAAGACGACTAATAAGAATAATACAACAATGCATATAGAACAAATTGTTAGAAATATTAGAATTATAGACAATATTTTTAATATTGATAAAGGGCATTCTATTATAGATGTATCTGCAAGAGAAGGTTTAAAAAGACTACAAGATGAAAATTGGCCACTTTTAATTGAAGAACATGGTTCTAGTTCGGTTCCTGTACAAGCACAAGCTAGTAATGCACAGCTTAATGCTGATTTTGATGTTACTGATATTTCTAAAATAAAGAATAAAAGAGGTGTACATGCTTATGGAGCTAGAAATTGGACTATTAAAGGAAATAAATTTAATGCTATAGGTACAGGTATGAAATTTGCCATGGATTTAGTGGATGCAGAAAATGTTAATTTTAAAAATAATACATTTACGGGTAACTTTGAAAATAAAATTATAATAGACAGAGGAGAACAAGGAAATAAAAATATTACGATTAATGGAGTAAATACGTGTGATATAAAATTTAATGGAGGAGAGCCTTGGTTAAAAAAAGGTTTAGCACCTAATGGTACTGTAACCAATGCAGATAGAACAAGTGCTAATATTAAAATAGGAGGAAGTCTTTTAACAACTATTATAAATTGTGCTCAAAAAACTGGAGTAACTTTAGGAAAAGTTACAGTTGAGTCTAAAGTTAATAATTTTAGCTTCTATCCTAACCCTGCTTCTAATAGTATTAATATTACAACAGGTGCAGGTAAACATGCGGCTAAAATCTATGATGTTAATGGTAGAGTTGTTAAAGTATTTAATTTAGAAGAAAATACAACATCTTTAATTTCTCTAAAAAATTTAGATGCTGGTTTTTATATTATGAAAAGTAAAAATCTGTTAAATAATACAACGAATACAAATCGTTTAATTATTAAATAA
- a CDS encoding sulfatase-like hydrolase/transferase produces the protein MNLNKRFFLILLSSILFLSWGCSKATKTVKTKPNIVFIFADDMTYSAINALGNSEIETPNLDKLVQQGTTFTHAYNMGSWSGAICAASRAMLISGRSVWDVNDFRLNWKKNKEIDKTWGKLMESGGYDTYMTGKWHVDAKPNKVFQNVVHVRGGMPKDSWDHATMVKKFKEIEGTDIDPATIMPVGYNRPLNENDTTWTSSNTKYGGYWQGGKHWSEVLKDDAIGFLDKAEKSDNPFFMYLAFNAPHDPRQAPKEFLDKYPVSKISLPKSWMPEYTYKDGMGCGPNLRDEALAPFPRTPFATKTHIREYYALITHLDVQIGKILDRLKATGKMDNTYIIFTADHGIAAGRHGLIGKQSQFDHSIRAPFMIVGPNIKKGAKIDKDIYLQDAMATSLDIAGVKKPDYIFYNSIMDIIDGTRKESHYDAIYNGYVDLQRMIRKDNFKLIIYPKIDKVLLFDLKNDPEEMNNLADNSAYKSKVNTLFTDLIQLQKDMKDPLDISSIQTKFNADN, from the coding sequence ATGAATCTGAACAAAAGATTTTTTTTAATACTATTATCTTCAATATTATTTCTTTCTTGGGGATGCTCTAAAGCTACAAAAACAGTAAAAACAAAACCGAACATTGTGTTTATTTTTGCTGATGATATGACTTACTCTGCAATAAACGCATTGGGTAATTCTGAAATTGAAACGCCTAATCTTGATAAATTAGTGCAACAAGGAACCACTTTTACGCATGCTTACAATATGGGATCTTGGAGTGGTGCTATTTGCGCTGCCTCTAGAGCAATGCTTATATCTGGAAGAAGTGTTTGGGACGTAAACGATTTTAGACTAAATTGGAAAAAAAATAAAGAAATTGACAAAACTTGGGGAAAACTGATGGAAAGTGGTGGTTATGATACTTACATGACTGGTAAATGGCACGTAGACGCGAAACCTAATAAAGTGTTTCAAAATGTTGTACACGTAAGAGGTGGTATGCCTAAGGATTCATGGGATCATGCAACCATGGTAAAAAAGTTTAAAGAAATAGAAGGTACAGATATTGATCCTGCAACTATAATGCCTGTAGGTTACAATAGACCATTAAATGAAAATGATACTACTTGGACTTCTTCTAATACTAAATATGGCGGTTATTGGCAAGGTGGTAAACATTGGAGTGAAGTTTTAAAGGATGATGCTATTGGTTTTCTTGATAAAGCAGAAAAAAGTGACAATCCATTCTTTATGTATTTGGCTTTTAATGCACCTCATGATCCTAGGCAGGCTCCAAAAGAATTCTTAGATAAATATCCTGTAAGCAAAATTAGTTTACCAAAAAGCTGGATGCCAGAATACACCTATAAAGATGGTATGGGCTGTGGTCCTAATTTAAGAGATGAAGCCTTAGCTCCTTTTCCAAGAACTCCATTTGCTACAAAAACTCACATACGAGAATATTATGCTTTAATTACACATTTAGATGTGCAAATTGGTAAGATTTTAGACCGATTAAAAGCTACTGGAAAAATGGATAACACCTATATTATTTTTACTGCAGACCATGGTATAGCTGCTGGTAGACATGGTTTAATAGGGAAACAATCTCAATTTGACCATAGTATTAGAGCTCCTTTTATGATTGTTGGTCCTAATATTAAAAAAGGAGCAAAAATAGATAAAGACATTTATTTACAAGATGCCATGGCTACAAGTTTAGATATTGCAGGCGTTAAAAAACCAGATTATATTTTTTACAACAGTATTATGGATATTATTGATGGTACAAGAAAAGAAAGCCATTATGATGCCATTTACAATGGATATGTAGATTTACAAAGAATGATTAGAAAAGATAATTTTAAATTAATTATATATCCTAAAATTGATAAAGTATTGCTTTTTGATTTAAAGAATGACCCTGAAGAAATGAATAATTTAGCGGATAATTCAGCATATAAATCTAAAGTAAACACCTTATTTACAGATTTAATTCAACTTCAAAAAGACATGAAAGATCCTTTAGACATTTCATCAATACAAACTAAATTTAATGCTGACAATTAA